A DNA window from Plasmodium relictum strain SGS1 genome assembly, organelle: plastid:apicoplast contains the following coding sequences:
- the RPS7 gene encoding apicoplast ribosomal protein S7, putative: protein MKILFKSFIKIYLKKGKINKSIKLLIYILYLLKKITKKSGIFIFNKAIKNLLLPFSFFKMKINTNIYNIPIIISYEQSIFNVYKLFNKIIKIKNIILYKLFCKYIVLSYNKEGNLYKNKLNLIKQFISNRVYIYLLDKYKNM, encoded by the coding sequence ATGAAAATTTTATTTAAAAGTTTTATAAAAATATATTTAAAAAAAGGTAAAATAAATAAAAGTATAAAATTATTAATATATATATTATATTTATTAAAAAAAATAACTAAAAAATCTGGTATATTTATTTTCAATAAAGCAATAAAAAATTTATTATTACCTTTTTCATTTTTTAAAATGAAAATTAATACAAATATATATAACATACCTATTATTATATCTTATGAACAATCTATTTTTAATGTATATAAATTATTTAATAAAATAATAAAAATTAAAAATATAATATTATATAAATTATTTTGTAAATATATTGTTTTAAGTTATAATAAAGAAGGGAATTTATATAAAAATAAATTAAATTTAATAAAACAATTTATTTCTAATAGAGTATATATATATTTATTAGATAAATATAAAAATATGTAA